The genomic window tcttcttaaagatccacttgttttctatcgctcgccgatcatcgggcaagtctgtcaaagtccatactttgttttcatacatggattctatctcggatttcatggcttcaagccatttgttggaatccgggcccgccatcgcttcttcatagttcgaaggttcattgttgtctaacaacatgatttccaggacagggttgccgtaccactctggtgcggaacgtgtcctggtgaacctacgaagttcagcagtaacttgatacgaagtaccttgatcatcatcattgttttcctcttcagttggtgtgggcatcacaggaacggtttcctgcgctgcgccactttcccgctcaagaggtagtacttcatcgagttctactttcctcccacttacttctttcgagagaaactctttttccagaaagcatccgttcttggcaacaaagatcttgccttcggatcttaagtagaaggtatacccgacagtttccttagggtatcctatgaatacgcatttttccgacttgggttcgagcttttcaggttgaagtttcttgacataagcatcgcatccccaaacttttagaaacgacagcttaggtttctttccaaaccataattcatacggtgtcgtctcaacggatttagacggtgccctatttaaagtaaatgtagctgtctctagagcgtatccccaaaatgatagcggtaaatcggtaagagacatcatagaccgcaccatatccaatagggtgcgattacgacgttcggacacaccgtttcgctgaggtgttccaggcggcgtgagctgtgaaacgattccacatttccttaagtgtgtaccaaattcgtgacttaagtattctcctccacgatctgatcataagaattttatctttcggtcacgttgattctctacctcattctgaaattccttgaacttttcaaaggtctcagacttgtgtttcattaagtagacatacccatatctactcaagtcatctgtggtgagaacataacgatatcctccgcgagcctcaacgctcattggaccgcacacatcggtatgtatgatttccaacaagttggttgctcgctccattgttccggagaacggagtcttggtcattttgcccaaaaggcatggttcgcacgtgtcaaacgattcataatcaagagactctaaaagtccatcggcatggagcttcttcatgcgcttgacaccaatgtgaccaaggcggcagtgccacaagtatgtgggactatcgttatcaactttaaatcttttggcatctacactatgaacatgtgtaatattacgctcgagattcattaagaataaaccattgaccatcggagcatgaccataaaacttatctctcatataaatcgaacaaccattattctcagacttaatgaatagccatctcgtattaaacgagatccagatacaatgttcatgctcaaacttggcactaaataacaattattaaggttcaaaactaatcccgtaggtaaatgtagaggcagcgtgccgacggcgatcacatcgactctggaaccattcccgacgcgcatcgtcacctcgtccttcgccagtctccgtttattccgcagctcctgctgtgagttacaaatatgagcaatggcatcggtatcaaatacccaggagttactacgagtactggtaaggtacacatcaatcacatgtatatcaaatatacctttggtgtttccggccttcttatccgctaagtatttggggcagttccgcttccagtgacccttccccttgcaataaaagcactcagtctcaggcttgggtccattctttgacttcttcccggtaactggcttaccaggcacggcaacatctttgccgtccttcttgaagttcttcttacccttgcccttcttgaacttagtggtcttattgaccatcaacacttgatgttctttctttatttcagcctctgctgacttcagcatcgagaacacttcaggaatggtcttttccatcccctgcatgttgtagttcatcacaaagctcttgtagcttggtgggagagactggaggattctgtcaatgaccgcctcatctgggaggttaatgttcagctgggtcatacggttgtgcaacctagacatcttcaggatgtgctcactgacagaactgttttcctccatcttacaactgtagaacttgtcggagacatcatatctctcgacccgggcatgagcttgaaaaactagtttcagctcttcgaacatctcatatgctccgtggtgctcaaaacgcttttggagccccggttctaagctgtaaagcatgccgcgctgaacgagggagtaatcatcagcacgagactgccaagcattcataatgtcttggttctctgggacgggagcgtcacctagcggtccttctaggacatattgtttcctggcagctatgaggatgatcctcaggttccggacccagtccgtatagttgctgccatcatctttcagcttggttttctctaggaacgcgttgaagttcatgttgacattagcgttggccattgatctacaagacatatttgcaaaggttttagactaagttcatgataataaagttctaatcaaattatgaactcccacttagattagacatccctctagtcatctaagtgttacacgatccgagtcgactagcccgtgtccgatcatcacgtgagacggactagtcatcgtcggtgaacattctcatgttgatcgtatcttccatgcgactcgtgttcgacctttcggtctccgtgttccgaggccatgtctgcacatgctaggctcgtcaagttaaccctaagtgttttcgctgtgtaaaactgtcttacacccgttgtatgtgaacgtaagaatccatcacacccgatcatcatgtggtgcttagaagcgacgaactgtagcaacggtgcacagttaggggagaacacttcttgaaatttttataagggatcatcttatttactaccgtcgtcctaagtaaacaagatgcataaacataataaacatcacatgcaattatatagttgtgacatgatatggccaatatcatatagctccattgatcttcatcttcggggctccatgatcatcttgtcaccggcttgacaccatgatctccatcatcatgatctccatcatcgtgtcttcatgaagttgtcacgccaacgactacttctacttctatgactaacgtttagcaataaagtaaagtagtttacatggcgttattcaatgacacgcaggtcatacaaaaaataaagacaactcctatggctcctgccggttgtcatactcatcgacatgcaagtcgtgaatcctattacaaagaacatgatctcatacatcacaattcatcattcatcacaacttctggccatatcacatcacatgatcaatcgctgcaaaaacaagttagacgtcctctaattgttgttgcatcttttacgtggctgcaatttgggttctagcaagaacgttttcttacctacgaatcaccacaacgtgattttgtcaacttctatttacccttcataagggccctgttcatcgattccgctccaactaaagtgggagagacagacacccgccagccaccttatgcaactagtgcatgtcagtcggtggaaccggtctcacgtaagcgtacgtgtaaggttggtccgggccgcttcatcccacaataccgttgagcaagaaaagactagtagaggcaagtaagatgacaaaatccacgcccacaacaaaattgtgttctactcgtgcaaagagaactacgcataaacctagctcatgatgccactgttggggaacgttgcagaaaattaaaatttttcctacggtttcaccaagatccatctatgagttcatctaagcaacgagtcaagggagagagtttgcatctacataccacttgtagatcgcgtgcggaagcttgcaaggtgatgatgtagtcgtactcgacgtgattcgaatcaccgatgaccaagtgctgaacggacagcacctccgcgttcaacacacgtacgggacgggagacgtctcctccttcttgatccagcaagggggaaggagaggttgaggaagacagctccaccggcagcacgacggcgtggtgatggtggagaggtagtactccgacagggcttcgccaagcacacaacggaggaggacaggtgttggggaggggagggctgcgccttggagggtggtacggctgccctcccctcacccctctatttatagggggaagggagaagggggccgaccccctagaacccatctaggtggggtgcggcggcctaggggagaggggagagggtggcttgccccccaagccaaggggggcgccccctctagggttcccccctcaaccctaggcgcatgggcccaagggagggggtgcggccagcccaccaagggctggctccctgccccacgcagcccatgtggccccccgggaggggtggcccctcccggtggacccccggaacccttccggtggccccggtacaataccggtatgaccccgaaacttcccggtgtccgtttgacaacttcccatatataaatctttacctccggacccttccggatctcctcgtgacgtccaggatcccatccgggacttcgaacaacattcggtagtcacatactagtcttcctaataaccctagcgtcaccgaaccttaagtgtgtagaccctacgggttcgggagacatgcagacatgactgagacgctctcagtcaataaccaacagcgggatctggatacccatgatggctcccacatgctcctcgatgttgtcatcagatgaaccacgatgtcgaggattcgatcaaaccctgtatgcaattccctttgtcaatcggtatgttacttgcccgagactcgatcgtcggtatcccaataccttgttcagtctcgttaccggcaagtcactttactcgtaccgtaatgcatgatcccgtgtccaacaccttggtcacattgagctcattatgatgatgcattaccgagtgggcccagagatacctctccgtcatacggagtgacaaatcccagtctcgatccgtgtcaacccaacagctactttcggagatacctgtaatgcacctttatagtcacccagttacgttgtgacgtttgatacacccaaggcactcttacggtatccgggagttacacgatctcatggtcgaaggaagagatacttgacactggcaaagctctagcaaaacgaactacacgatcttttatgctatgcttaggattgggtcttgtccatcacatcattctcctaatgatgtgatcccgttatcaacgacatccaatgtccatagtcaggaaaccatgactatctgttgatcacaacgagctagtcaactagaggctcaccagggacatattgtggtctaagtattcacacgtgtattacgatttccggataatacagttatagcatgaataaaagacatttatcatgaacattgaaatataataatacttttattattgcctctagggcatatttccaacagtatgtgTTTGTCGAGGACCCCATAGTTGCAAGTTgcccatcaactcgcaactagggttgTGTTTGTATGTGTTTTTTATTCGTggcccctagttgcaagttgaccatcgacttgcaactaggggggaggtgtgtgtgtgtgtgtgtgtgtgtgtgtatgtgtgttgaGGGTCCCCAATTGCGTGTGCAACTAGTTGGGgtgtctctttgtgtgtgtgtgtttgtctttTTTGTCAAGGGGCCCCCAGTTGCATCTCAACCACCGACTGGCAAATAGGGGGGTGTGTTTTgttgaggacccccagttgcaagttgcccatcgactcgcaactaggagatgtgtgtatgtgtgtgtgtaNNNNNNNNNNNNNNNNNNNNNNNNNNNNNNNNNNNNNNNNNNNNNNNNNNNNNNNNNNNNNNNNNNNNNNNNNNNNNNNNNNNNNNNNNNNNNNNNNNNNNNNNNNNNNNNNNNNNNNNNNNNNNNNNNNNNNNNNNNNNNNNNNNNNNNNNNNNNNNNNNNNNNNNNNNNNNNNNNNNNNNNNNNNNNNNNNNNNNNNNNNNNNNNNNNNNNNNNNNNNNNNNNNNNNNNNNNNNNNNNNNNNNNNNNNNNNNNNNNNNNNNNNNNNNNNNNNNNNNNNNNNNNNNNNNNNNNNNNNNNNNNNNNNNNNNNNNNNNNNNNNNNNNNNNNNNNNNNNNNNNNNNNNNNNNNNNNNNNNNNNNNNNNNNNNNNNNNNNNNNNNNNNNNNNNNNNNNNNNNNNNNNNNNNNNNNNNNNNNNNNNNNNNNNNNNNNNNNNNNNNNNNNNNNNNNNNNNNNNNNNNNNNNNNNNNNNNNNNNNNNNNNNNNNNNNNNNNNNNNNNNNNNNNNNNNNNNNNNNNNNNNNNNNNNNNNNNNNNNNNNNNNNNNNNNNNNNAGTTTGTAACTTGCAAGTtgaccattgactcgcaactagggggatgTGTTTGTGCATGTGTCGAGGGTCGCCAGTTGCAAGTTacccatcgactcacaactagagggtgtgtgtgtgtgtgtgtgtgtgtgtgtgtgtgtgtgtgtgtgtgtttctcaaGGTCCCTAGTTTTTGCGAGTCTACCATCGAGCCACAACCGAAGAGGAGGCGGAGAAGTTGCTAGTCgagcatcgacttgcaactagggggaggggagggacaaAAAATGTTTTCTGTACGAATCCTTATTTTTTTTGCAAGTCAACAACTGAAATCGCAATTGAGAGGTGcccgtgtctgtgtgtgtttgttgaggaaCGATTTTTCAACCAGTTCCAAGTTGATGCTCGACTCACATTCTATTTACTACTATTTCCTTTTTTtgatagttttttccttttttaatGGAACAAAACAaatgattttttttactttgttttaatATAATAGCATTTTGTAAAAAAATATAGTCCCTAGTCTTTACTATGATCAATATTGTATAATAATTATTTTTATTAAAATATTTTTTTGTATCAATTTTTTCTTACATGGTATGATCTCGTGTATGTTTTTTACACAAACAACCTCTTGTGTAGGAGCATAAAGGCCATTTTTTGAACTCAACTGTATTACTTTTTTAGGGTTTTTGTGGAAGATGTCCAACATTTTGCAACGGATAACACCAGGTTGTGCGGCTCTGCTTCTATCTCTTTTTGGCTGGCACTGTTTGAATCGGTGGGAGAGAGAGCTGGGCAGAGACGGGGGCGAGCACATCGAAGACGATGGCCTGcgacgtcgccgccgacgagccacCAGCCATCCCCACCGTACTGGAGCTTCGCGCGCTCGACAAGGCCCCCACCGTCTGCCCCGTCCAGGAGCCCCGCGCGCCCGACAAGtcccccgccgtctgcaccgtccGGGAGCTCCGCGCAGGCGAAGCACCGTCCGCCATGGGCAGGGCCCCCGATCTCTGCGCCGGCGACACTGAGCACGCGGCACGCGATAGAGTAAGACCAAGTCCACATCACGCTATCTCTATGCTGTTTTTTTTCGTTTGTGTGCGGAGTTCCAGTTTGGTTCCGCTCCGTTCAACTCAGCGCCGTGATTTTTTGTTCTATAGAATGCGTCGGCTCGCACTGGTGAATTTTGTGTAGGTCACGTTGGAGTAGTGGGTTGGGCAGCAGGGGGATGAGGATTTTGATTCATTGAGCCAGGAATCTCTATTTGATAGAAGTCTGTCTCTGCTAGAGAATTTGTACAGCAAGTCTGAATTTGTTAGATTCAGAGTACCATAGGAATTCTGAACTTTTATTAGAGTGTGGTTATGTGGCAGGGGGGTGGGGTGAGTTTAGGTGTTTCTCCCTAGGAGGGGATTTTTTATGGTGATCAAAGTGTTTGAACAGACTAGCCGTTCCGCCATTTCAATGCCATTGCAGCACAAACACCAGCACCAAATCTTCCTGTATGTGCAGCTGTCCCAGTTGTCCTTGTTTTGATTGGCTTATTTAACAATGACAACCAAAACAAAAGATTAGGGACAGTGTCGGCCTGCGAGGGAAACGGGCTGCGGCGCTCCAACAACCaaaacaaataacaaaaaaaaGTGACAAGCAAAAAAGTGACAAGCAAAAGAGGCCCGTTATTGAGAGGGACAGTGCGGGCCTGAGAGGGAAACGGGCTGGGACAAGGAGGATTGTGCTGGCCAGAGGGAAACGGGCTGGGACAAGAAAAGGGGATGTCATGCATACGTCATGTGAATGAGACCATTTTATGTCTCATTCGAATGAGTTCCAGGCGCTCCCATAATTTTTTGCCAAATATAATCCATGATCTGCGCGTGAGATATTTCAGCGATTCTTTCCAACTATGCTCCTCTACTTCCGCTTCCGTTGTAATTCCCGCATTAATTACTCCAAATCGCACGCCTCCTCCTTCTATCTTTTCGCCTTTCATCTTCGTCCGCCTCTTCTCCTCCCCGTCAAGCTCATGGCCATGGAAGATATCCACTTGTGGGAACTGGGAAGACAGATAGCTTGCTTGCGGAGGACGGCGTCCAGCAGGGCGACGGAGTCCACCCGCACGGCGGCGTTCCCACAGAAGGCAGCGTCCAGCAGGGCAATGGTGGCGTTCCCGCGGAAGGCGGTGTCCATCAGGGCAACGGAGTCGTGCgagcgtgctcggggagggcggCGTTCAccaaggcgacggcgaggtcgcaGACGGACGTCACGGCATGCCGTTCGGAGGATTGCCGCCTCGCGCAGCTCAACGATGGTGACTATGTGGTGCATGCTAGCGGCCAACATGCAAGCACTGACGATGGCCTTGGCATGGCGCAGGTCGACGTCCAGCACTCGCACGCCTTGTGGAGTCGCGGGCTTCTACGGACTCCTTAAGGTTCCCGCGGATGACGACCAGGGCGTTGTCACAGCTGTCCTGGAGGACGGTCGCCAAAAGCAGGTCGAGAATGGCGACGACGTGTCGCACGCGGGCAGCCAGCATGAGGCGCTGATGATGGACACTGCATCGCGCAAGGCGACGACCACCACGCAGACATCCACACACTTGAGACACAGGTGCAGTCACTCAGCACCGCATCCATCAGGGATTTAGGGGCTCTGTTTTGCCATCTAATCATGGACCAGCGAGTAAGTGAAAAGAAGAGATTGAGGAGAGAAGAGCACAGCAAGGACAGGGTGTGCAAGCGATTTATAGCAATGTTCTTCAGTGTTCTAGAAATTACACTAAATAAAATttctgaaataatttttttttagTTTAAGAGGGAAAGGGTTCTGGAGATGGTTCTTTCCTCCCTTCATTCAAAACACAGAGTTTAAGGACGATGAGTAAACCTGAGGCTCTAACAAATTGCGGATTAAGAATTGAGATATAGAAAATGCATTGTTCATTTTCTTCATTGAAAAAAACCGACACGCCACATATAAATAGAAAATACTAAGTTATAGCCAGATGTTTTCATGGAAATATTTTTGCTGAAGAGACAACGATATTTAGCTGCAGGCTGCGTCATCTTTTTGTTTTATAGTTGTTTAAACTTTGTGGCGCTGCTGCTCTTGTTGGCCTTCTTTAGGTTGATATACTCTCCCCTTCTTAATATATTTACATGCAATTCTCATGCATGTTCCCGGGAAAAAAGAAATGACTGTTTGATAAATTGGAGCATTGCACTTTTAAGTAAGTTTTCAACCATTATTTTTTTGCATAAAATTACTTATCTATATGCAAACGATTTCTCTGTTTTTAGTAGCCTTGCAGGACATCAGAGAGCAGATAACACATTGGCCACATCTCCAGTAAACGTGGCAATCATACTAAATCATAAAAGGTTGGAGACTGGCTATTGAAAGAATGATACTTTCGGAAGTAATATGAGTATTGATTAACTCATTTTTGTGTTTCTAGGCTGCCTTAATTTTTCTAATAGCTATTTTGACCTTTCTCTTGGCAGGAAGTATGAATGCAATGCTTGAGAAGACTAGGACTCTGAAAATTGTAAGTGTGGGAGATTGTGGTTTCAAAGTTATTGATAAAGATGATTATGAATGAATTCATACTTATCTTAAGGTTATTAAAATACTCCATATGAAATTAAACTTTTCTTTTCTTCATTAAAATATAGGACACGAAGCAGAGTTATGTGCTTGTATGGAGGAATATTCATTGCCATTCAGAGATCAGAGTTGCCTATTTGTGTGAAACTAGACACGCTATCAGTAGTGAACGTGCTCAAGGAGAAGGATCTAGACAGATCAATGTTTGCATCATTGATTGCTGAGATCAATCATCTTTTGCCTCCTCGTTTTGGTTCCGGCTTGCGAGAGGTAGTAAAGCAGATTGTAATGATGACGCTATTTGATTAATGCAAGATTTTACCCGTAAAAAAAGACATATAGGACAAGATGTTCTCAACACGCATGCCGTTACTACCCATAAGCTTGACATTCCATATCTTGTAAGCTCCAATGCAATTCGTCAACCATGTTTGAATTGGTATTTACTTTCTGATCAAACGAATCAGCTATTTTTATGTTTATATTGAAGCAACACTAATATGACAAGGGAAAATGATGCAGAAACTCAACCTCATGACAATTGTATAAAAAACCTATTTTGCAGGTACACGTGATGCGATTGCCACAATACAATTGGCCAAGCAACTGGATAGGTGGTCAAGACTAGAGAAAATGGGTGAAGGTAAATAGTGATTCTTTTCAATTCTTTTTCACAAAATAATGACCAATCACGTGAGTGCTTGCAACCACAAAGGGGGTGTGTTACTGACTGTTGCTCTAAACATCTAGAGATGAAGCAATGCGGTGAAAACCGAAGTCAGAGCATAGGTGTGTTGCTAGGCAACTGATTGCACATCACATTGCAAACTATTTATTAATAGATTGTTGTTTCcactaaaagaaaaaaaagacatgAATGGTGTATTGTCCAATTTTTTTGGGTGGTGGATGAGAGCGGGTTGTATTATTTTCGTGCAACGACATCCTCATCGTGCTAGGTTGTGGGATTAATGTGGCGCGTGCGGTCGATCGTACGTAAGTACGCAGCGAGTGGGAGTGGGACGACGAGACGATGGACAGATGAAGAAGTAGCGGGGCGTTTACGCCACGGCCATGTACGTACAAGTTAACACTGCACGCGCATATATCTACTCTATCTAACTGAGGATACATTGTGCGTTTGTGTCTCCCTTGTTTCTAGGAATCAGCTTCTCGTCGCATCATCTCTCATATCTCACCGGAAAGATATGAATTGCGGCAACAGGGAGAGAGAAGACCACAATCAGCTGGGATCGCAACGTGGAGTCGTGGACAGGCAGTCTTGCTTCTTTGTTAATATCACTGAACATTAGTTGTGCAAGTATCTTTTTTGCAATTACTATGAGACAGTAAGGGGGCACGCAAGCGTGTTGTGCCCGGCCCGAGTGAATTTTGATTAGCCGATGGCGATCGACCGATAGCTCGACTAGCTAGGTTTCAATTATTCTTCAACACGTGCCGTGTGTCATCGATCCGTCTGTACGGTGCAGTGCTAAGCTTTACGCATGAATCGTGCATTGATTCTAAGTCGTCCGGGGTGTATAGATGTCGCAAGCAACTAGATTTCTCAGAAACAGTGGAGCAGTTTCTGTGCTGGTACATGACTCTTTTGTGAAGGAAAAAAGAAGAGCAGCCAAAAACGAGCAGTACGTACGTAGTACGTGCATTAGAAAAAACAAGCTTTAAGCATGAGTCACATCGACTGAGACCTGAATTGAATTCCGGGCACCTAGATCTCAGACGTCGTTGTGCTGCATCTATTTTCTGAATTGTTTGTAAATATGGGGAAAGAGAGGACAAACAAATGGATGGAGGGAACAACAGATGGGTGCATGCGTGGTTTCGCACGGTGTTACATTGTCAAGCAACCGAAAACTTGCAAGCATGCACAAACTATCAATCTAAATCTAACTAACTCGGGTAATTAGCCAAGCATTTGCACATGAATGGTTGTCAAGTGCGGCTTGGACAACACACTGAAGTATAGTACAACCGATTGGTTGGTTGCTTCATGCGAAAGGAAACCAACACTTTTGGCAGTGCTACGTGTCGCCTCTGTTACCAAGATCCTCCAGCCACCGATCATTGCAGTGGTTGCCGTGGCTATACAAGTTAAGCAGAGGCCCAAGAAGAGATCTAGCGCGAAGAGAAAAATGGGCGCAAGCAAGCACACGACACGACGTCATCATGTCTGATGCCAACAAGGGCACACTCCGCGCTCATGCCTAGTATTGCTGGATGTGGCATCTAAACCCTATATATATCATGTGACAATTAGGCCGATCCTAGATTGTGGCATCAAAGTGTTTCGATACGTGAAGCGACATGGCACGCTGGCGGACACATGCGCGCATATGTGCGACTTCATCCCATAGACTGCGCCTTACGCGCACGCTCGCACATGTGACCACACACGGCATCACCGGGTTGGCCACCTCCGAATCCCATCCCAGAGCAGAGCAACTCTAAGAACGCGTTGCATTCACATGAACCAGGCCCGTGTACGAAAAATTGGCCTGTTTGGTGGCAATGTGTTTATTGTTTGGTTTGCGTAGGACGATCCTTAAAGCACCTACCAACGAGACCCGATAGAAACCGCCAAATTGATTGTTTCCTCTCAGCCAGGTTCGGGCAATGTTGAGGAGGGGAACGCGGGGCCAAGCTCATGCGAGCAGGG from Triticum aestivum cultivar Chinese Spring chromosome 3B, IWGSC CS RefSeq v2.1, whole genome shotgun sequence includes these protein-coding regions:
- the LOC123071262 gene encoding uncharacterized protein is translated as MLLYFRFRCNSRINYSKSHASSFYLFAFHLRPPLLLPVKLMAMEDIHLWELGRQIACLRRTASSRATESTRTAAFPQKAASSRAMVAFPRKAVSIRATESCERARGGRRSPRRRRGRRRTSRHAVRRIAASRSSTMVTMWCMLAANMQALTMALAWRRSTSSTRTPCGVAGFYGLLKVPADDDQGVVTAVLEDGRQKQVENGDDVSHAGSQHEALMMDTASRKATTTTQTSTHLRHSSLAGHQRADNTLATSPVNVAIILNHKRKYECNA